In Euphorbia lathyris chromosome 2, ddEupLath1.1, whole genome shotgun sequence, the sequence TGGTACAAAATTTCATTTATCCTTGTGATTTTTCTTGTTATAGTGTTTTGTCTTGGATCGGGAACAGGATATGTTTATAGAATTAGGAACAGTGTCTGTATTTTGGATATTTAGGTTGGTAACTAAGTTCGAACATGTAGACTTGCATCGGGAACAGGATATTGTATTTTGGATATTTAGGTTGGTAACTAAGTTCAAACCTGTAGACCACGTGATTTGAATTTGAGGCGCCTGGTTAATGTTAAAAGACCTGGGTGTTCATTAGAATTTAGAGCAAAGAactggcaaaaaaaaaaacaaggccTGTCTAGAAATTAGTTAGTTGGAGAAATGAATGAAACAAATAGCAAACcatgaagaagaaaaaacaacaaattaaaGGAGGATATTGGTTCAAGTTGCTTATAACCACATTTCCATGAGTTTAGGTGAGTTATGCAGTGAAGTGCTTTTATCATTAGACATATGTTTCGAATACTAAATTTTATCAAGACTAACTTCTACTTTCAAGTTACTGTTGACAGGACTTCAATTGTTGTCATCTTGCTCTTTACAGAAATTCCTCTGATATTCAACACAAAATTAATGTTCAAACCCACACAAACTGATTTAACACTCATGTTAGAAACTATTGTTAGCCATTAAACTGATTTAACATTCATGTTAGCCACTAAACTATTGTTTGCTGTGTTTTTTATAAGtttaatcaaattgataaaatgtttattcATGGAGTAATTTGATTGatagttaggggtaaaattgctcctaacccaaaacgttaagggtatgtttgctcttggctacaaaaattagtctaaaaaaaaattttacgTAGAGgtttgcccccccccccccccccctccctcaaatcctggattcgccattGCAATGAACAAGAATGAACCCATATTGCATGAATTTACTTGTCAATGGTATATTTCCCTTGTGCTGtaagtttttatattttaaataaatcttgTAAATCTGATTTTTATGACTAGTATTGAATTTATTAGTTTAAGCTACACATGTGTtgatttatttatgtaatagataaaataaacaaaaaattaataacATATAACTACTTATCTTACTAACTCTGGTGCTTTAATATTGAAACATCATGTTAGAAAATAGCCAACTTTTAGTGCCATTAAGAGGCAGTAACTTGTTATCTTATTTGTTGGAAGTGCTTTTTACCAGTGCTTTGAACATGATATAGCTGTAAAGAATCAAAGGTTATCAAGCAAGGAAGAAGGGGAAAAACCATTGCAGCTGAAATTCAGTTGCCAGCCAATTCAAGTTTGGTGGAAGGTTATTAATCACTTGAGACACTTTTCACTGCCTAACAGGTGAACTTCAAATGTGCATCTCTTCCTTGCTCTTGTCACatcttatttatataaaattatgaattcctattttaattcttttctttcttattaTTGCATTAGGTGAATGTATTATGGCCTCAAAGCTATTTAAAATTGGTACTTATGAAGCTAAAATTCAGCTAGAAGTATGTTTGAGACAAGCCTTTGAGGAGCTTGAACCCAAACTAAGACCTCCATTTTCCCTGGCTATTCCAAGCCCACAAGAATACTTACAGCTCAATCGTGCCATTCTTTATGGGGTTTTAACTGAACCGCAGTTGGCCAAAACCCATATTAAGCATCTACATGCTATTGTTACTGATGGGTATGCCTTTTTTGTTGGCCTGATTGTCAATCTCATcaatgatttttatgttaagCTTGTTGAGTCGGCAAAGTTTCAGTTAATCTGGGTTGTTAAAGAAATGTTTGGTGTTTTAGGAGTGGGTTTTGATGGATTGTTAGTGTCCTTGTTGAGGCAAATTATTGGTGGGGATTTTAGTGATGGGAATTTGTATTTGTGTTTTGAGCTGGTGAGCCTTTTCCTTAGCGAATGGCATTGTTTACTAGAAGAAGCGCCACTCTTTTTGACTAATGCACTTTACGTCTATCTGAGATTGCTAGCGGATCATTGTAGGATATTGAACAATGCAAAACTAGAGTCGTTGAAACTGTTGGAAATTGAGTTTTGTATTAAGATGTTGAGAGAGCAATTTCTATTGTCTATGAAGATTGGGAGGGACCTTATTAGATTACTGCAAGATTTGGTTCATGTCCCTGCATTTCGACCCATATGGAAAGACTTGGTACTGAACCCAGGTGAGTTTAAGACTCCTGGTTTTTCAGATATTTCTCAACTATATAGCTGCAGAACTTCAAGTCGATACTTTTTGCTTCGGATAACTCCAGAAATGGAAACTCAATTGAGGTTTTTACTGACACATATTAAGTTTGGGAGTCAAAGGCGGCATCAGTCATGGTTTGCTAAGAAGTTTCTTTTTGCTCCAGAGAGAGAGACTCTCATAGTTGATATTGTTCGATTTATATGTTGTGCACACCACCCATCTAATGAAATTATTCAGTCAGACATCATACCAAGATGGGCTGTTATAGGCTGGCTACTGAAAACATGCAGAAAGAATCATGTCCAAGCCAATGCGAAGTTGGCTTTATTTTATGACTGGCTTTTTTTTGATGAAGCAACTGATAATCTAATGAATATTGAGCCAGGTATGCTATTGATGATATGCTCAATTCACAAATATATTGACATGACCCACTCTCTTCTTGAATTTTTGTTGCTAGTTGGAGAAAATTATGATCTTGATCATTCTCATGTAAGTATAAGGGGTCTGTCCTCAGCTTTCAATGTACTTGTCCAGAAAGGAGTTGTTCGCTCCCTGGATGTTTTGACATCTTGTAATGCACTTTCTCCCTTTCTAAAAGAGAGACTTGGGAGATTATTGTCAAGTTCGAAAGCTGGAACAATTAACAAATCACTGCCAGTCCTTCCTCTTTGTGCTGCACCACATTTTAATTCGGAAAATCTATCCTTTCCTGAAACTCAAGCACCATCTGTAGAACAACCTACTGCAGGCAAAGTGGATGTTAGGCTGAGTGCTGAGCCTCTTAGTACTTCTGTTACTGTTTCAGGTGGCTTGGTTACTAAATGTCCATTACTTACCTCCTGTGAAAGTCAAGTTGGTGTAGTAGAGAGTTTGATGCAAAATTTGGGTAATGCTACAATGAAGTCAAATACAATGAGTCTCCAGATTTTGGAAGCAATACTTTTGTCATTTGTGAATCTAGATAATCAATCACCGTTAAATGTTTCATTTTCTCCTGAAAATTTATGCTCAAGAATGGAAGATCAATTTAAATCACTTGGTTGGCAGTTGTTTGCTCCTCCAGATTGCGATCCTAGTGCTTCTTGCTTTCAGATTAGGTCAGCCACATCCTTAATTGCTCGTACCTTTATATTTTCCCAGCATGAGATAATACAAGGAATGCTTTTATTCTGGTCCAGAAGGGGGTTTTCTGTAGGagcttatttattatattatgcaTCACAGCTAGCTTATGAAGCACATGTAGCAGGTTACTCAGGCGATCGCATGGTTGACAACAGTACTGCTAAATTGTGCGAGTCTGGCATGCCTTTCTTGATCTTTCATGTCAAtggttatttttcttttcttaatggTACAACAGAACCTTCTCATGAAGAAGTTGTCCTAACAGCTAACATGGACAAGAAGTTGATTATTAAGTTGGTAGAAGATGCTTTTGCTGCTTACAAATGTTTTCTCAAGTGTTCTAAAACAATCGTGCACAAAGATGGCAAATCCCTGTCAAAACTTATTCTCAGTGACATTGTTTTATGTTTGCAATGggaaagtgaaaaggcaaaaaaaatCTTCAGCAGCGTGTTTCGTTATCTTTCTGATGTATGTATGGGTGATGAAAACATTATCAGGTTTCTTATTAATCAGTTGGATCATACTGATTTTGTTAATTTACAGTTTGAGATTGGGTTGAAAAAGTTCTCTATGTTCGGGGAGAGCACTGAAATCATTTTCCCTTTGATAAAAAGATCAATGACTTGGGATTCTTTGGAGCAGCATAAATTCTGGGCCTTGATGAGATCGGAGCTTGCAGTGTCCGAAGTCGAGGTGGAGAAGATCATCTTACAGTTTTTGTACTGTGATGATCTTGATCCAAATATTAGTGCCATTGCAGTTGGAGGTCTTCTTACATTGTGCAGTAGTTGTGCACCATCAGCTGAGCTTGTTAGCGCAATCATGTTACTGCCGAATAATGTGTTCCAGGACTTTGCTGCTACAACTTTGGCTACCTGGGTTGTGTCTAATCCTGCTATGTTGATTGACAGTTTGGCTAAATTTTCAGAGCAAATTAATGACAAGAAGTGTAATGCCATTGATTTAGCTGGGCTTACAATTAACCATTCTGCAGTATTATGGTTGTTAAGTTATTTTAGTGCGAAGGGGATGAACGTATCAGATATTTTTAGCAATTTCCCATCAAGTAATCCTGGTGGCTAAGTGGCACAGAAATCATGGCGAGATGCTGATAATGAGGTAAGCATGACTGCAACATATTTAATATGGTCTAGTGATAAGaatttaagttttatttttggGAGATAGATTGGATGAAATTATTAAAGTTATTCAATACGAAATGATGCACAATATGCACAAAAGTTCCTATATTTTGTATCTAGGCAGTGGCATTTCATGTAAGTAGGTCACGTTCATGTAAGTAAAGTATGATATTTTGCTTATAAGGCGAGTCTCAAGATCATGTGCTTGAAGAGCTGATAGGTTTGCTAGATACTTGGTCCTTAATTAAGCATTGTTCAGGTTTAGTTACTAGTTTACtaccttatttttttctatCTTCCTATAAGATGATATTCTATGTTGTTCGATTTTTCGCAGTCCAAGCATGATTTGAAAGACAAGAATCTTGATAAGGAAATTTCCTGAGGGCATTGCTGTCATTGATCTCAAGGATGCATAACCAACTGGGATGGAGGATTTGCAGGTATGATTAAAAAACTGTTTTCATGTTTATGTCGACATGTTGATATTACTGTTTCGTTTCATTCTCTATGAATGAATCTATGCGGGAATAAAGTTATGTTGCCTCAATTATGCAAACAAAATCTTTGCAAATGGGAAATATTGTGTCTATTACTAAGTTGAAACTTTTCTTCGGGTGCATCAACATATCCAGGATGAGTGAAAATTGATCTTGACATTCTACACTTGTTTCTCCTTCTTGGTCTTCAAAATCCATTCGGCTAGAATTTTTTGATATCTTGCTTTTAATCTTGTCCGTTTGTATTGCTTGTATCACACTAGCACACTATAAGGCACTAGGATTGTAAAATTACTATTATGTTTGCAGGCCTTAAAAAAGTGCAGGGCAGATTCTGTTGCTGTCAAAGTTTGATTCGCAGGACATTGCCTACCGAAATGACACTAGGGCAGTAATTAAGGTGGATGATGAAGTTAAGCAGCTCTTTCGGGGCATAGAACTGCCTCAGGATATGCTCGGTATCAAGAAGGATTTACAGAAGAATGGTATGGAACCTGCTACAAACACCGCAAAGAGAGGGGCAGCAGCTCAGGTACAGGGCTGTTCCACCAAGGTAGATGATGAACTTAAGCAGCTCTTTCGACGCAGTTCTCTGCCTCGGGACATGCTTGATATCGAGAAGGATTTACAGAAGAATGGTGTGAAACCTGCCACAAACACTGCAAAGAGAAGGGCAGCAGCTCAGGTGCCGGGTAGTTCCACCAAAGTAGATTACCCTTGTGTAGATAATGAAGTTAAGCAGCTCTTCCGGGGCATAGAACTGCCTCTGGACATGGTCGATATCAAGAAAGATTTACAGAAGAATGGCATGAAATCTGTTCCAAACAGCGGAAAGAGAACGGCTGCAGCTCGGGTATGGCATTTCCACCAAGCCCATGATCAATAAGAAGAAGCATGAGATTAGCAAGAGGACTAAGCTGACATATCTCAGCTTCCAGAGCCTTTTCAGAATCTTGGTTCTTAGAACTTGAAGAGTTCTCACAAGGAGTTGTCAAGCTAACTATGTTCAAGCAGCAAATTTTTTgtatatttgtttgtttaatgtatcttcttcaATGTAAGAGTTCACATTGATCCAATTTAATGTCAGTTTGTATCTTTTTTcctggaaaaattacaaaaatgaaCGTTGTGGTTTGATCGGTTGCAAAACCAGTTCTCGTCGTGTAAAAGTTTATAAGTTTATGAGTCAATTTTTAGGTTGtaatttagttaatttgcaaaatTAGATTTTGAATAATTTGCAAAGTCAGTCGTTTTAATTGTTTCAAGTCGTCCCTTTTAGGATAGTTAAGTCACGACAACAATTTTTGAAAGAATGACTGAGTTTGTAAACTCCAAAAAGTACAGATCTCTATTTGTAAGTTTTTAAACCATATTGATTGGTTTTGCAAATCACTCAAACTGTAAGGTTTATCTTTGTATGTTAGTTTATGTAGTTTGGTTCTTCGGTTTGATTTTAAGCCAATTAAAACTGAACTAAATTAAATTCATCATTTCTATTAGAGATTTTAATTTAGTTATCaagtatatttctttttttttttttttgatatattataGTTAGACAGtattttattaaactataagatttatttttgaatttttattttatgtaatttggttacattaaacaaaggaaaattacatcAAAGATGAAAAAAAA encodes:
- the LOC136220077 gene encoding uncharacterized protein — its product is MASKLFKIGTYEAKIQLEVCLRQAFEELEPKLRPPFSLAIPSPQEYLQLNRAILYGVLTEPQLAKTHIKHLHAIVTDGYAFFVGLIVNLINDFYVKLVESAKFQLIWVVKEMFGVLGVGFDGLLVSLLRQIIGGDFSDGNLYLCFELVSLFLSEWHCLLEEAPLFLTNALYVYLRLLADHCRILNNAKLESLKLLEIEFCIKMLREQFLLSMKIGRDLIRLLQDLVHVPAFRPIWKDLVLNPGEFKTPGFSDISQLYSCRTSSRYFLLRITPEMETQLRFLLTHIKFGSQRRHQSWFAKKFLFAPERETLIVDIVRFICCAHHPSNEIIQSDIIPRWAVIGWLLKTCRKNHVQANAKLALFYDWLFFDEATDNLMNIEPGMLLMICSIHKYIDMTHSLLEFLLLVGENYDLDHSHVSIRGLSSAFNVLVQKGVVRSLDVLTSCNALSPFLKERLGRLLSSSKAGTINKSLPVLPLCAAPHFNSENLSFPETQAPSVEQPTAGKVDVRLSAEPLSTSVTVSGGLVTKCPLLTSCESQVGVVESLMQNLGNATMKSNTMSLQILEAILLSFVNLDNQSPLNVSFSPENLCSRMEDQFKSLGWQLFAPPDCDPSASCFQIRSATSLIARTFIFSQHEIIQGMLLFWSRRGFSVGAYLLYYASQLAYEAHVAGYSGDRMVDNSTAKLCESGMPFLIFHVNGYFSFLNGTTEPSHEEVVLTANMDKKLIIKLVEDAFAAYKCFLKCSKTIVHKDGKSLSKLILSDIVLCLQWESEKAKKIFSSVFRYLSDVCMGDENIIRFLINQLDHTDFVNLQFEIGLKKFSMFGESTEIIFPLIKRSMTWDSLEQHKFWALMRSELAVSEVEVEKIILQFLYCDDLDPNISAIAVGGLLTLCSSCAPSAELVSAIMLLPNNVFQDFAATTLATWVVSNPAMLIDSLAKFSEQINDKKCNAIDLAGLTINHSAVLWLLSYFSAKGMNVSDIFSNFPSSNPGG